The proteins below are encoded in one region of Streptomyces marianii:
- a CDS encoding TetR/AcrR family transcriptional regulator: protein MVRRNDQRRAALVDAAIEVLAREGARGLTFRAVDGEAAVPAGTASNYFASRDELLTQAGARVYERLQPDEATIARQRTAGRDRGTYAELMRELVGRVAAFRTGYLALLELRLEATRRPALREVLTERVRADVDANIAYHEASGLPGDAMAVKLLILALNWLIVEQLTLPDVFTEAERERLVTAAVERIVAE, encoded by the coding sequence ATGGTGAGGCGTAACGACCAGCGGCGTGCGGCCCTCGTCGACGCCGCGATCGAGGTGCTGGCCAGGGAAGGCGCTCGAGGTCTGACGTTCCGTGCGGTGGACGGCGAGGCCGCCGTCCCCGCGGGCACCGCGTCCAACTACTTCGCCAGCCGCGACGAGCTGCTCACGCAGGCCGGAGCCCGGGTCTACGAGCGGCTCCAGCCGGACGAGGCCACGATCGCCCGCCAGCGGACGGCCGGGCGCGACCGGGGGACCTACGCGGAGCTGATGCGCGAACTCGTCGGCCGCGTCGCCGCCTTCCGTACCGGCTACCTGGCACTGCTCGAGCTCCGCCTGGAGGCCACCCGCCGGCCCGCGCTGCGCGAGGTCCTCACCGAGCGGGTCCGGGCCGATGTCGACGCCAACATCGCCTACCACGAGGCCTCGGGCCTTCCCGGCGACGCGATGGCGGTGAAGCTGCTGATCCTCGCTCTGAACTGGCTGATCGTCGAGCAGCTCACCCTGCCGGACGTCTTCACGGAGGCGGAGCGGGAGCGACTGGTGACGGCCGCGGTCGAGCGCATCGTGGCGGAGTAG
- the aceB gene encoding malate synthase A, which translates to MSAPAPSPLAVVEAEPLPRQEEVLTDAALAFVAELHRRFTPRRDELLARRAERRAEIARTSALDFLPETARIREDEDWKVAPAPAALDDRRVEITGPTDRKMTINALNSGAKVWLADFEDASAPTWENVVLGQLNLIDAYERRIDFTDPRSGKSYALRPAEELATVVMRPRGWHLDERHVLVDGRPVPGALVDFGLYFFHNAQRLIGLGKGPYFYLPKTESHLEARLWNDVFVFAQDHVGIPQGSVRATVLIETITAAYEMEEILYELRDHASGLNAGRWDYLFSIVKNFRDGGTKFVLPDRNAVTMTAPFMRAYTELLVRTCHKRGAHAIGGMAAFIPSRKDAEVNKVAFEKVKADKDREAGDGFDGSWVAHPDLVPIAMASFDAVLGDRPNQKDRLREDVHVTAADLIDIASLDAHPTYEGLRNAVQVGIRYIEAWLRGLGAVAIFNLMEDAATAEISRSQIWQWINAGVLFENGETATPELARRVAAEELAAIRAEIGEDAFAAGKWQQAHDLLLHVSLDADYADFLTLPAYEQLVG; encoded by the coding sequence ATGTCCGCACCAGCGCCGTCGCCGCTGGCCGTCGTCGAAGCCGAACCACTGCCACGGCAGGAGGAGGTGCTCACCGACGCGGCACTCGCCTTCGTGGCGGAGCTGCACCGGCGGTTCACCCCCCGGCGTGACGAGCTCCTGGCCCGCCGCGCCGAACGCCGCGCCGAGATCGCCCGTACCAGCGCCCTCGACTTCCTCCCGGAGACGGCGCGGATCCGTGAGGACGAGGACTGGAAGGTCGCCCCGGCCCCGGCCGCGCTCGACGACCGCCGCGTGGAGATCACCGGGCCGACCGACCGCAAGATGACCATCAACGCCCTGAACTCCGGGGCGAAGGTCTGGCTCGCCGACTTCGAGGACGCCTCGGCACCCACCTGGGAGAACGTGGTTCTCGGTCAGCTCAACCTCATCGACGCCTACGAGCGCCGCATCGACTTCACGGACCCGCGCTCGGGCAAGTCGTACGCCCTCCGGCCCGCGGAGGAGCTCGCCACGGTCGTGATGCGTCCCCGCGGCTGGCACCTGGACGAGCGCCACGTGCTGGTGGACGGCCGACCGGTCCCCGGCGCGCTGGTCGACTTCGGCCTGTACTTCTTCCACAACGCCCAGCGGCTCATCGGCCTCGGCAAGGGCCCGTACTTCTACCTGCCGAAGACGGAGTCGCACCTGGAGGCCAGGCTCTGGAACGACGTGTTCGTCTTCGCCCAGGACCACGTCGGCATCCCCCAGGGCTCCGTCCGCGCCACCGTCCTGATCGAGACGATCACGGCCGCGTACGAGATGGAGGAGATCCTCTACGAGCTCCGCGACCACGCGTCGGGCCTCAACGCCGGCCGCTGGGACTACCTCTTCTCGATCGTCAAGAACTTCCGCGACGGCGGAACCAAGTTCGTCCTCCCGGACCGCAACGCGGTCACGATGACCGCGCCGTTCATGCGCGCGTACACCGAACTGCTGGTCCGCACGTGCCACAAGCGCGGCGCGCACGCCATCGGAGGCATGGCGGCCTTCATCCCGTCCCGCAAGGACGCCGAGGTCAACAAGGTCGCCTTCGAGAAGGTCAAGGCCGACAAGGACCGTGAGGCCGGTGACGGCTTCGACGGCTCCTGGGTCGCCCACCCGGACCTGGTGCCCATCGCCATGGCCTCCTTCGACGCGGTGCTGGGCGACAGGCCCAACCAGAAGGACCGCCTCCGCGAGGACGTGCACGTCACGGCCGCCGACCTCATCGACATCGCGTCGCTCGACGCGCACCCCACGTACGAGGGTCTGCGCAACGCCGTCCAGGTCGGGATCCGCTACATCGAGGCCTGGCTGCGGGGCCTCGGCGCCGTCGCGATCTTCAACCTGATGGAGGACGCGGCCACGGCCGAGATCTCCCGCTCGCAGATCTGGCAGTGGATCAACGCGGGCGTCCTGTTCGAGAACGGCGAGACGGCGACACCCGAACTGGCCCGCAGGGTCGCCGCCGAGGAACTGGCCGCGATCCGCGCCGAGATCGGCGAGGACGCCTTCGCGGCGGGCAAGTGGCAGCAGGCGCACGACCTGCTGCTGCACGTCTCGCTGGACGCGGACTACGCGGACTTCCTGACCCTGCCCGCGTACGAGCAGCTGGTCGGCTGA
- a CDS encoding IclR family transcriptional regulator gives MPTSSASTTDAAKPAANSGGVQSLERAFDLLERMADAGGEVGLSELSASSGLPLPTIHRLMRTLVACGYVRQQPNRRYALGPRLIRLGESASRLLGTWARPYLARLVEETGETANMALLDGDEIVYVAQVPSKHSMRMFTEVGRRVLPHSTGVGKALLAHFPADEVRALLTRTGMPAATEKTITTPDGFLEALQQVRRAGYAVDDNEQEIGVRCLAVPVPDSPTAAAISISGPAGRVTEAATEKIVPVLQTVAKELAEALANTSAPRE, from the coding sequence GTGCCGACGTCCAGCGCCAGCACCACCGACGCCGCAAAGCCCGCCGCGAACAGCGGCGGTGTGCAGTCCCTCGAGCGCGCCTTCGACCTGCTCGAGCGGATGGCCGATGCCGGGGGCGAGGTCGGGCTGAGCGAACTCTCCGCGAGCAGCGGGCTCCCGCTGCCCACGATCCACCGGCTCATGCGCACCCTGGTCGCCTGCGGCTACGTCCGCCAGCAGCCGAACCGCCGCTACGCCCTCGGCCCCCGCCTGATCCGCCTCGGCGAGAGCGCGTCCCGGCTGCTCGGCACCTGGGCCCGCCCGTACCTCGCCCGCCTCGTCGAGGAGACCGGCGAGACCGCGAACATGGCACTGCTCGACGGTGACGAGATCGTCTACGTGGCGCAGGTGCCGTCCAAGCACTCGATGCGGATGTTCACCGAGGTCGGGCGCCGGGTGCTGCCGCACTCGACCGGCGTGGGCAAGGCGCTTCTCGCCCACTTCCCGGCGGACGAGGTACGGGCGCTGCTCACCCGCACCGGCATGCCGGCCGCGACGGAGAAGACCATCACCACGCCCGACGGCTTCCTGGAGGCGCTGCAGCAGGTCCGCCGCGCGGGCTACGCCGTCGACGACAACGAGCAGGAGATCGGGGTGCGCTGCCTCGCCGTCCCGGTACCCGACTCCCCCACGGCCGCGGCGATCTCCATCTCCGGCCCGGCGGGCCGGGTGACGGAGGCCGCGACGGAGAAGATCGTCCCGGTCCTCCAGACGGTGGCGAAGGAACTCGCGGAGGCCCTGGCGAACACGTCGGCACCGCGGGAGTAG
- a CDS encoding nucleotidyltransferase family protein: MAHTSDKPQVAGLVLAAGGGRRLGGRPKALLEHRGRPLVENAVRVLRAGGCRSVHVVLGAAAEEVTRRADLAGCVVAVNPDWEEGMGSSLRVGLASLATGGAGHDAALVSLVDQPGIGAAAVARIVAACDSPSALVSAAYDGRRGHPVLFGARHWEAAAARASGDRGARDYLAEHETEIALVECGDVAEAYDIDTPEDLARLE; this comes from the coding sequence ATGGCTCACACTTCAGACAAGCCGCAGGTCGCGGGGTTGGTGCTGGCAGCGGGCGGAGGACGCCGGCTGGGCGGCCGCCCGAAGGCACTGCTGGAGCACCGAGGACGCCCCCTGGTGGAGAACGCGGTGCGGGTCCTGCGAGCGGGCGGCTGCCGGTCCGTGCACGTGGTGCTGGGCGCGGCGGCGGAGGAGGTGACGAGGCGGGCCGATCTGGCCGGCTGCGTCGTGGCCGTGAACCCGGACTGGGAGGAGGGGATGGGCTCCTCGTTGCGCGTGGGCCTGGCGTCGCTCGCCACGGGGGGCGCGGGACACGACGCGGCCCTGGTGTCGCTGGTGGACCAGCCCGGCATCGGGGCGGCGGCCGTGGCCCGGATCGTGGCGGCGTGCGACTCGCCCTCCGCGCTGGTGTCGGCGGCGTACGACGGACGCCGGGGCCATCCGGTGCTGTTCGGCGCCCGGCACTGGGAGGCCGCGGCGGCGCGCGCCTCGGGCGACCGCGGCGCCAGGGACTACCTGGCGGAGCACGAGACGGAGATCGCGCTCGTCGAATGCGGGGACGTGGCGGAGGCGTACGACATCGACACACCGGAGGATCTGGCGCGCCTCGAGTGA
- a CDS encoding DUF5955 family protein — translation MLRSVGQTRETRSGEDPRVTELRAAVSRLRRELAGHPAEFADRGIAEDELAAMDAMALSGVPEIRRLRRSLLLVAGAVGSVSALAAGLTNVRNAVELFGEPKG, via the coding sequence TTGTTGCGGAGTGTGGGGCAGACGCGGGAGACACGGAGTGGCGAGGATCCGAGGGTGACGGAGCTGCGTGCCGCCGTCTCCCGGCTCCGACGCGAACTCGCCGGCCATCCGGCCGAGTTCGCAGACCGCGGCATCGCGGAGGACGAACTGGCGGCCATGGACGCGATGGCGCTGAGCGGCGTGCCGGAGATCCGGCGGCTCCGCCGGTCCCTGCTGCTGGTCGCCGGAGCGGTCGGCTCGGTCAGCGCACTGGCGGCCGGACTGACGAACGTACGGAACGCCGTGGAACTGTTCGGCGAGCCGAAGGGCTGA
- a CDS encoding arsenate reductase/protein-tyrosine-phosphatase family protein: protein MLPSPSAPAPERVVRPFRVLVVCTGNLHRSPLAERLLRARLAASPGMFEVSSAGTAGTTGTPMDPFAASLLAELGGDPRGAFARRLTTAHVEDSDLVLGAAAEHREAVVRLSPLWALQRAFTLREFARLLRPEDAAGVADPAGRAATLVGGAAARRGNSGRADDDDVADPHGAPPETAREVARRIAEPVERIAAAVLAAPH, encoded by the coding sequence GTGCTCCCTTCCCCTTCCGCGCCGGCCCCGGAACGGGTGGTCCGGCCCTTTCGCGTTCTCGTCGTCTGCACGGGCAATCTGCACCGCTCGCCGCTGGCGGAACGCCTGCTGAGAGCCAGACTCGCCGCCTCGCCCGGAATGTTCGAGGTGAGCAGTGCCGGAACCGCCGGCACCACCGGCACCCCCATGGACCCTTTCGCCGCGTCCCTCCTGGCCGAGCTCGGAGGCGATCCGCGCGGCGCCTTCGCCCGCCGGCTGACCACGGCCCACGTGGAGGACTCCGACCTCGTCCTGGGCGCCGCTGCGGAACATCGCGAGGCGGTCGTGCGGCTCTCCCCGCTGTGGGCACTACAGCGTGCGTTCACCTTGCGCGAGTTCGCCCGGTTGCTGAGGCCGGAGGACGCCGCGGGCGTCGCGGATCCCGCCGGACGGGCCGCCACGCTGGTCGGCGGAGCCGCGGCACGACGGGGGAACTCGGGCCGGGCGGACGACGACGACGTGGCCGATCCGCACGGGGCGCCCCCGGAGACGGCCCGTGAGGTGGCCCGGCGGATCGCCGAGCCCGTGGAACGCATCGCCGCGGCCGTGCTGGCCGCTCCGCACTGA
- the alc gene encoding allantoicase, producing the protein MAIPSFTGNAHPYGGGDPYADYRTADFPFTGLANLADRRLGAGVIAANDEFFAQRENLLVPEPAEFDPEHFGHKGKIMDGWETRRRRGVSAEQPWPTADAHDWALIRLGAPGVIRGIVVDTAHFRGNMPQAVSVEGTTWEGAEGAPTPEELLSEGVKWTTLVPRTPVGGHAANGFEVTAEQRFTHLRVNQHPDGGIARLRVYGEVVPDPKWLTTLGTFDVVALENGGAVQDASNRFYSPPANTITPGRSRKMDDGWETARRRDRGNDWIRYRLVAESEIRAVEIDTAYLKGNSAGWAALSVRTGEDGEWNEFLPRTRLQPDTNHRFVLDTPAVGTHVRIDIFPDGGFSRLRLLGSLTEQGSAALAARHRELGG; encoded by the coding sequence GTGGCGATACCGTCCTTCACCGGCAACGCGCACCCGTACGGGGGCGGCGACCCGTACGCCGACTACCGCACCGCGGACTTCCCGTTCACCGGTCTCGCGAACCTGGCCGACCGCCGGCTCGGCGCGGGAGTGATCGCCGCGAACGACGAGTTCTTCGCCCAGCGGGAGAACCTGCTGGTGCCCGAGCCCGCCGAGTTCGACCCCGAGCACTTCGGCCACAAGGGCAAGATCATGGACGGCTGGGAGACACGGCGCCGCCGCGGTGTCTCGGCCGAGCAGCCCTGGCCGACGGCCGACGCCCACGACTGGGCGCTGATCCGCCTCGGCGCGCCCGGCGTGATCCGCGGCATCGTCGTCGACACCGCGCACTTCCGCGGCAACATGCCGCAGGCCGTGTCCGTCGAGGGCACCACCTGGGAAGGGGCCGAGGGAGCGCCCACCCCGGAGGAACTGCTCTCCGAGGGCGTGAAGTGGACGACCCTGGTGCCCCGCACCCCCGTGGGCGGTCACGCCGCCAACGGCTTCGAGGTCACCGCCGAGCAGCGCTTCACACATCTGCGCGTCAACCAGCACCCCGACGGCGGTATCGCACGGCTGCGCGTGTACGGGGAGGTCGTCCCGGACCCGAAGTGGCTCACCACGCTCGGCACGTTCGACGTCGTGGCGCTGGAGAACGGCGGTGCCGTGCAGGACGCCTCGAACCGCTTCTACTCGCCGCCCGCCAACACCATCACCCCGGGCCGCTCCCGCAAGATGGACGACGGCTGGGAGACCGCGCGCCGCCGCGACCGGGGCAACGACTGGATCCGGTACCGGCTGGTGGCCGAGTCCGAGATCCGCGCCGTCGAGATCGACACCGCGTACCTCAAGGGCAACTCCGCCGGCTGGGCCGCCCTGTCCGTCAGGACGGGCGAGGACGGCGAGTGGAACGAGTTCCTGCCGCGCACCCGTCTCCAGCCCGACACCAACCACCGCTTCGTGCTCGACACTCCGGCGGTCGGCACGCACGTCCGCATCGACATCTTCCCGGACGGGGGCTTCTCCCGGCTGCGGCTCCTCGGCTCGCTCACCGAGCAGGGCTCGGCGGCGCTGGCGGCCCGGCACCGGGAGCTCGGCGGCTGA
- the allB gene encoding allantoinase AllB has translation MSDTHVTDVDLVLRSTRVVTPGGTRPASIAVAAGRIAAVLPHDAEVPPGARLEDVGDHVVLPGLVDTHVHVNDPGRTEWEGFWTATRAAAAGGITTLLDMPLNSLPPTTTVGNLRVKQDVARPKAHVDTGFWGGALPGNVADLRPLYDAGVFGFKCFLSPSGVEEFPELDQEQLARSLAEIAGFGGLLIVHAEDPHHLAAAPQRPGPRYADFLASRPRDAENTAIANLVAQARRLDARVHVLHLSSGDALPLIAAAKAEGVRITVESCPHFLTLTAEEVPDGATEFKCCPPIREARNQDVLWQGLADGTIDCVVSDHSPCTGDLKTPDFASAWGGISSLQLGLPAIWTEARRRGHTLEDVARWMSAAPAELAGLTRKGAVEAGRDADFAVLAPDETFTVDPAELHHRNRVTAYAGRTLHGVVKSTWLRGTRIVENGTVAEPTGRLLERND, from the coding sequence GTGTCCGACACGCACGTCACGGACGTGGATCTGGTGCTGCGCTCGACACGGGTCGTCACCCCCGGCGGCACGCGCCCCGCGTCGATCGCCGTCGCCGCCGGAAGGATCGCGGCGGTGCTTCCGCACGACGCCGAGGTGCCGCCCGGCGCCCGGCTCGAGGACGTCGGCGACCACGTCGTCCTGCCCGGCCTCGTCGACACCCACGTCCACGTCAACGATCCCGGCCGCACCGAGTGGGAGGGCTTCTGGACCGCCACCCGCGCGGCCGCCGCGGGCGGCATCACCACGCTGCTGGACATGCCGCTGAACTCCCTCCCACCCACGACCACGGTCGGCAACCTGCGCGTCAAGCAGGACGTGGCGCGGCCCAAGGCGCATGTGGACACCGGGTTCTGGGGCGGGGCGCTCCCCGGCAACGTCGCGGATCTCCGGCCGCTGTACGACGCCGGCGTCTTCGGCTTCAAGTGCTTCCTGTCCCCGTCCGGCGTCGAGGAGTTCCCCGAGCTCGACCAGGAGCAGCTCGCCCGCTCCCTGGCCGAGATCGCCGGCTTCGGCGGGCTGCTGATCGTCCACGCCGAGGACCCGCACCACCTGGCGGCCGCGCCCCAGCGGCCGGGCCCCCGGTACGCCGACTTCCTCGCCTCCCGCCCCCGCGACGCGGAGAACACGGCGATCGCGAACCTCGTCGCCCAGGCCCGGCGCCTGGACGCCCGGGTGCACGTGCTGCACCTGTCCTCCGGCGATGCGCTGCCGCTGATCGCGGCCGCCAAGGCCGAGGGCGTACGGATCACCGTCGAGTCCTGTCCGCACTTCCTCACCCTCACCGCAGAGGAAGTCCCCGACGGCGCCACCGAGTTCAAGTGCTGCCCGCCGATCCGCGAGGCGCGGAACCAGGACGTGCTCTGGCAGGGGCTCGCCGACGGCACGATCGACTGCGTCGTCTCCGACCACTCGCCGTGCACCGGCGACCTGAAGACCCCGGACTTCGCCTCCGCCTGGGGCGGGATCTCCTCGCTCCAGCTGGGACTGCCCGCGATCTGGACCGAGGCCCGCAGGCGCGGCCACACCCTGGAGGACGTCGCCCGCTGGATGTCCGCCGCCCCGGCGGAGCTCGCCGGCCTCACGCGGAAGGGGGCCGTCGAGGCCGGACGCGACGCCGACTTCGCCGTACTCGCCCCCGACGAGACCTTCACCGTCGACCCCGCCGAACTCCACCACCGCAACCGGGTCACCGCCTACGCGGGCAGGACCCTGCACGGTGTCGTCAAGTCGACATGGCTGCGCGGCACGCGGATCGTGGAGAACGGCACCGTCGCCGAGCCCACCGGCCGGCTGCTCGAAAGGAACGACTGA
- a CDS encoding class I SAM-dependent methyltransferase, giving the protein MFTSQGPTLRELAVQALSSVERGYDLLAPKFDLTPFRTPDRVLDETADALRAFGPFRFGLDVCCGTGAGARVLRGLCEERVVGVDFSAGMLREARRAHPAADWVRADARALPFRPVFDLAVSFGAFGHFLPRERSGLFAQVHSALRPGGVFAFPVGAPPHLGTLPYWAMLGFDAVMRVRNRVWRPAFVMYYRTFPIGEVLAELRQVGFDVELSPLEGLGRRSDGTPRCAMVVARRRC; this is encoded by the coding sequence ATGTTCACCTCCCAGGGCCCCACCCTCCGCGAACTCGCCGTGCAGGCACTGTCATCGGTCGAGCGCGGATACGACCTGCTCGCGCCCAAGTTCGACCTGACCCCGTTCCGTACCCCGGACCGCGTTCTCGACGAGACCGCCGACGCGCTGCGGGCGTTCGGTCCGTTCCGCTTCGGGCTGGACGTCTGTTGCGGCACGGGGGCGGGCGCGCGAGTGCTGCGCGGACTCTGCGAGGAGCGGGTCGTCGGCGTCGACTTCAGTGCCGGGATGCTGCGTGAGGCCCGCCGGGCCCATCCCGCGGCGGACTGGGTCCGCGCCGACGCCCGCGCCCTGCCGTTCCGCCCGGTCTTCGACCTCGCCGTGAGCTTCGGCGCCTTCGGGCACTTCCTGCCGCGCGAACGTTCCGGACTCTTCGCCCAGGTGCACTCCGCGCTGCGCCCCGGCGGCGTGTTCGCGTTCCCCGTCGGAGCGCCGCCGCACCTCGGGACCTTGCCGTACTGGGCGATGCTCGGCTTCGACGCCGTGATGCGCGTACGCAACCGGGTGTGGCGGCCCGCCTTCGTCATGTACTACCGCACGTTCCCGATCGGTGAGGTGCTCGCGGAGCTCCGGCAGGTCGGCTTCGACGTGGAGTTGTCCCCTCTCGAAGGACTCGGACGACGCTCCGACGGCACTCCGCGCTGCGCGATGGTGGTGGCCCGGCGCCGATGCTGA